In Alphaproteobacteria bacterium US3C007, one genomic interval encodes:
- a CDS encoding fumarylacetoacetate hydrolase family protein, giving the protein MARYAIPEPQIQTLPIVGKDEVFPVRRVYCIGRNYAAHAVEMGHDPDKEDPFFFQKNPDNLNLTGRFPYPPKSSDVHHEAEVLVALKSGGTNIEYADAMSHVYGYALCLDMTRRDRQGEMKKAGRPWEIGKAFEHSAPCGPLHLASDVGHPTEGDIVLTVNGELRQEGNLNQMIWKVPDMIAYLSAYYELAPGDVILSGTPSGVGPVQKGDVMRLSLAPFGHLEVTVT; this is encoded by the coding sequence ATGGCGCGTTACGCAATACCAGAACCGCAGATTCAAACACTGCCTATTGTTGGAAAGGATGAAGTTTTTCCAGTGCGCCGTGTTTATTGTATTGGACGAAACTATGCAGCGCATGCTGTTGAAATGGGGCATGACCCTGATAAAGAAGACCCCTTCTTTTTTCAAAAGAACCCGGATAATTTAAACTTAACCGGGCGCTTTCCATATCCCCCTAAAAGTTCGGATGTACACCATGAAGCAGAAGTATTGGTTGCCCTGAAATCAGGCGGTACAAATATCGAATACGCGGATGCGATGTCTCATGTATATGGATATGCTCTGTGCCTTGATATGACGCGCCGTGATCGGCAAGGTGAAATGAAAAAAGCGGGCCGCCCATGGGAAATTGGCAAGGCCTTTGAACACTCGGCACCCTGTGGGCCGTTGCACTTGGCCTCGGATGTTGGGCACCCGACGGAAGGGGATATCGTCTTAACGGTCAATGGTGAGCTTCGTCAGGAAGGCAATTTGAATCAAATGATTTGGAAGGTTCCAGACATGATAGCCTATCTAAGCGCGTATTATGAATTAGCGCCGGGAGATGTGATCCTCTCTGGCACCCCGTCAGGTGTCGGGCCTGTTCAAAAGGGCGACGTTATGCGCCTTTCGCTCGCCCCATTTGGCCACTTAGAGGTAACCGTGACCTAG
- a CDS encoding ABC transporter substrate-binding protein, whose product MINFFKKTVQFAAAIPIALSFAIGAAQAEKIKIALAEAPSDELAAFFVALDRARANGLDYEWTAFSDEELAIQAVLSGQMDIGFGTPYAAMQRSKAPLRIIFQLSKLKFFPVTTTKYASLKDLDGEPILLHSRGGGTDSIANVIEDRLGMQFGKRSYVPGSSNRVAALLGGRADATIIDLSNKNKLMRSEAGENFNVLEMFEVEASDEALFGNLDWIKNNEKDVDIFVSALLSVWQDLHKDPTIIRRETNPDGPIGQLPPEILAELDGFYTDAVAGGLYDPNGGGRKAANADMEWYSAAGQLEGNASDLNIEDFWYLAPLDKASQ is encoded by the coding sequence ATGATAAATTTTTTTAAAAAGACCGTACAGTTTGCGGCTGCTATCCCAATTGCTCTGTCGTTTGCAATTGGCGCTGCTCAAGCTGAAAAAATTAAAATTGCGCTGGCAGAAGCACCATCAGATGAACTTGCCGCATTCTTTGTTGCGCTTGATCGTGCGCGGGCGAATGGCTTGGATTATGAGTGGACAGCGTTTTCTGATGAGGAACTTGCGATTCAAGCTGTGCTTAGCGGGCAAATGGATATTGGATTTGGAACCCCATATGCAGCCATGCAAAGATCAAAGGCACCTTTGCGCATAATATTTCAACTTTCAAAGTTGAAATTTTTTCCCGTCACCACGACCAAATACGCGTCGCTTAAAGATCTGGATGGTGAACCGATTTTGTTACACTCAAGGGGTGGCGGCACTGACTCAATTGCAAATGTGATCGAAGACCGGCTTGGAATGCAGTTTGGAAAGCGCTCATATGTACCAGGATCGTCTAATCGCGTTGCTGCGCTGCTTGGTGGGCGTGCAGATGCAACCATTATTGACCTGTCAAACAAGAATAAACTCATGCGCAGCGAAGCTGGCGAAAACTTCAATGTGTTAGAAATGTTTGAAGTAGAGGCCAGCGATGAGGCCTTATTTGGAAATCTTGATTGGATTAAAAATAACGAAAAAGACGTTGATATTTTTGTGAGCGCGCTTTTGTCCGTTTGGCAAGATCTTCATAAGGATCCAACGATTATCCGTCGTGAAACAAATCCCGATGGACCAATCGGTCAATTGCCCCCTGAAATCTTGGCAGAGCTTGATGGGTTTTACACCGATGCCGTGGCAGGCGGTCTGTATGATCCGAATGGGGGCGGCCGAAAAGCTGCAAATGCCGATATGGAATGGTACTCGGCTGCTGGTCAACTTGAGGGCAACGCCAGTGATTTGAATATCGAGGATTTTTGGTATTTGGCACCGCTTGATAAAGCCTCACAGTAA
- a CDS encoding FCD domain-containing protein, which yields MNDLYDAQSSTSSEIKTGYSTVEKLKSLIASEDFAPGSRLPSERDLIDRFKITRANLRKAFDILEREGVIWRHVGKGTFIAEPHSEKSILNISELVNELTPVQLLRARLSIEPAIAREAAIHASEADVSRIDAACNAASSATSWSEYERADDLLHHEIAAAAQNPLLMSMFEYLNAVRRAVSWNKVVRSSDRPASDHDSFAEHTRIFAAIAGRNANEAQAAMRTHLISVSKRLFGDD from the coding sequence ATGAATGATTTATATGATGCGCAGAGCAGTACATCTAGCGAAATAAAAACAGGATATAGCACCGTTGAAAAGCTAAAGTCATTGATCGCCAGTGAGGATTTTGCGCCGGGCAGTCGTCTGCCATCTGAACGTGATTTGATTGATCGCTTTAAGATCACCAGAGCTAATTTACGCAAAGCCTTTGATATATTGGAACGCGAGGGGGTTATTTGGCGGCATGTTGGCAAAGGGACATTTATCGCAGAGCCTCATTCTGAAAAATCGATTTTGAATATATCGGAACTGGTGAATGAGCTGACACCAGTTCAATTGCTGCGGGCGCGTTTATCGATTGAACCTGCGATCGCACGTGAAGCGGCAATTCACGCCTCAGAAGCAGATGTATCTCGTATTGATGCGGCGTGTAATGCCGCGTCTAGTGCAACCTCTTGGTCAGAATACGAACGTGCTGATGACCTATTGCACCATGAAATTGCCGCGGCAGCACAAAATCCACTTTTAATGTCAATGTTTGAATATTTAAACGCGGTTCGCCGTGCCGTGTCTTGGAATAAGGTGGTGCGCAGCAGCGATCGCCCGGCTTCTGACCATGACAGCTTTGCTGAGCACACACGAATTTTTGCAGCGATTGCGGGACGAAACGCCAATGAAGCACAAGCAGCGATGCGCACGCATCTAATCTCAGTTTCAAAACGTCTTTTTGGGGATGATTGA